Proteins from one Oncorhynchus masou masou isolate Uvic2021 chromosome 12, UVic_Omas_1.1, whole genome shotgun sequence genomic window:
- the LOC135549617 gene encoding LOW QUALITY PROTEIN: inactive phospholipase C-like protein 2 (The sequence of the model RefSeq protein was modified relative to this genomic sequence to represent the inferred CDS: inserted 1 base in 1 codon), with protein MKPSPGNGVSLETHREELLSNGGCGVSDTVTAVQPETGPGSPMTDKPRAGETTDAKGIPRRSSIIKDGSRAGRERKKTVSFSSSLSERKISSAADCISAMMEGTEFRKVRSNSRVYQRYYLLESGLQALRWEPSKKESDKACIAVPSIREVRTGRNTETFRTNGVYDQISEDCAFSIIYGETYEALDLVANSAEVANVWVTGLRYLILYGKHAIDMMASSEDSLRLAWLAETFSSMVVSDGQGGGEEVGISLRSAVGLIRSVNPGVRSEKVEDRFKELHRVKERMNGARTSGVGTVAEAKVGASVVAVIGSGAGDEDRAPAVTEAEERDGGESGAGTGANADNRRRGIEDRVTKEEFIEVFHNLCTRPEIYFLLVQFSSNKEYLDTKDLMRFLEVEQGMTQVTEDTSLELIQSHEPSEEGRRQGCLSLDGFTRYLTSLECHLFDPEHSQVCQDMSQPLSHYYINSSHNTYLIEDQFKGPADITGYIRALKMGCRCVEVDVWDGPSGEPVVYTSHTLTSPVTFHCVLDVIGRFAFEASEFPLILCVENHCSPCQQRVMLQHLRRILGERLYTKPLREGEVYLPSPNALRGKILLKGQKLEEGCGGAEGDVTDEDEGAEMCQRMKAGNSGEGAGEGGQKSGGVVVLVAXKTLTPPTTPKRFQLLKELSDLVTLCKSVRFTDFQMSFSIQKPWELCSFNETLALRCASERPGDFVNYNKRFLSRVYPSAMRIDSSNMNPQDLWKCGCQIVALNYQTPGLMMDLNIAWFRQNGNCGYVLRPAIMRQEVSYFSADTRDSVPGVSPQLLHVKVISGQNLPRPRGSGAKGDVVDPYVYVEIHGIPADCAERRTRTVMQNGDPIFDESFEFQINLPELAMVRFVVLDDEFIGDEFIGQYTIPLECLQPGYRHIPLQSLMGEDLPYAKLFVHVALTNRRGGGKPYKRGLSVRKARRGRDYAALRDLGIKEVDEVFKMAGPQLKEATDLRENMQNSVAVFRELCGVSAVANLMQCVLALGSRVVGADGDPLMLFELREQYPSMEPQGPLPDVLRRVVSTYETMIQASRAVMELSDGVYDRILQIQTTAMKFHETLHSIAVKEGLKDRKITRAVESFSWNITILKGQADLLKRAMTEVQENMKQVHYAALTSNLSKGVTGEATHPRRSLDTIQERATAPARGSP; from the exons gatGGGTCTCGTGCTGGTCGTGAGAGGAAGAAGACGGTATCCTTCAGCAGCAGTCTCTCTGAGAGGAAGATTAGCAGCGCTGCAGACTGCATCAGCGCCATG ATGGAGGGTACTGAGTTTCGGAAGGTGCGCTCCAACTCACGAGTTTACCAACGCTACTACCTGCTGGAGTCAGGTCTGCAGGCCCTGCGATGGGAGCCCTCCAAGAAGGAGTCAGACAAGGCCTGCATCGCCGTCCCCTCCATCAGAGAG GTCCGCACCGGCCGCAACACAGAGACCTTTAGGACCAACGGCGTCTATGACCAAATCTCTGAGGACTGTGCCTTCTCTATCATCTATGGAGAGACCTATGAAGCTCTGGACCTGGTGGCTAACTCTGCAGAGGTGGCCAACGTCTGGGTCACTGGCCTGAG GTATCTGATTCTGTATGGGAAGCATGCCATAGACATGATGGCCAGCAGTGAGGACAGCCTTCGTCTCGCCTGGCTAGCAGAGACATTTTCCTCTATGGTTGTCTCAgatggacagggtggaggagaggaggtggggatcAGTTTGCGGTCGGCTGTAGGTCTGATCAGGAGTGTTAACCCTGGGGTGAGGAGTGAGAAAGTGGAAGACCGGTTTAAGGAGCTCCATCGTGTCAAGGAGAGGATGAATGGGGCCAGGACATCTGGAGTTGGAACTGTGGCTGAAGCAAAGGTTGGGGCTTCAGTTGTAGCCGTGATTGGCTCAGGAGCTGGCGATGAGGATAGGGCTCCAGCTGTGACTGAAGCTGAGGAAAGGGATGGGGGTGAAtctggagctgggactggagcaaaCGCAGACAACAGAAGAAGAGGGATAGAGGACAGGGTAACCAAGGAGGAGTTCATTGAGGTCTTTCACAACCTTTGCACCCGGCCGGAGATCTACTTCCTGCTGGTGCAGTTCTCCAGCAACAAGGAGTACTTGGATACCAAGGATCTAATGAGGTTCCTGGAGGTTGAGCAGGGCATGACTCAG GTGACTGAAGACACCAGTCTGGAGCTCATCCAATCCCACGAGCCGTCGGAGGAGGGACGTCGCCAAGGTTGCCTCTCATTGGACGGTTTCACCAGATATCTCACCTCCCTGGAGTGCCACCTGTTTGACCCGGAGCACAGCCAGGTGTGCCAGGACATGAGCCAGCCCTTATCCCACTACTACATCAACTCCTCCCACAACACCTACCTCATCGAGGACCAGTTCAAGGGGCCCGCTGACATCACTGGCTACATCCGCGCTTTAAAGATGGGCTGCAGGTGTGTGGAGGTGGATGTCTGGGATGGCCCTAGCGGCGAACCCGTGGTTTATACCAGTCACACCCTCACCTCGCCCGTCACGTTCCACTGTGTCTTGGATGTGATCGGCCGTTTTGCGTTCGAGGCTTCGGAGTTTCCACTGATCCTGTGTGTGGAGAACCACTGCTCCCCCTGCCAGCAGAGAGTCATGCTTCAGCACCTGAGGAGGATACTAGGGGAGAGGTTGTACACGAAGCCCCTCAGGGAAGGGGAGGTGTACCTGCCCTCGCCTAATGCCCTGAGGGGCAAGATCCTGTTGAAGGGGCAGAAGTTGGAGGAGGGATGCGGGGGGGCGGAGGGGGACGTGACTGACGAAGACGAGGGGGCGGAGATGTGCCAGAGAATGAAGGCTGGTAACAGTGGAGAAGGagcgggggagggggggcagaaaagtggaggggtggtggtactggtAG TTAAAACCCTGACCCCTCCTACCACCCCTAAACGGTTCCAGCTCCTAAAGGAGCTCTCTGACTTGGTGACTCTGTGCAAGTCAGTACGTTTCACAGACTTCCAGATGTCATTCTCTATCCAGAAACCCTGGGAGCTCTGCTCGTTCAATGAGACCCTAGCGTTGCGCTGCGCCAGCGAGCGCCCAGGAGACTTTGTCAACTACAACAAGCGCTTCCTGTCGCGGGTCTACCCCAGCGCCATGCGCATCGACTCCAGCAACATGAACCCACAGGACCTGTGGAAGTGCGGTTGCCAGATTGTGGCTTTGAACTACCAGACGCCCGGGTTGATGATGGACCTTAACATCGCCTGGTTCCGCCAGAACGGGAATTGTGGGTACGTCTTGCGACCCGCCATCATGCGACAGGAGGTGTCGTATTTCAGCGCCGATACGAGAGACTCTGTGCCGGGTGTGTCCCCTCAGCTGCTCCATGTCAAG GTGATCAGTGGTCAGAACCTGCCCCGTCCGAGGGGTTCTGGAGCTAAAGGAGATGTGGTGGACCCGTACGTCTACGTGGAGATCCACGGAATCCCTGCCGACTGTGCCGAGCGCCGCACCCGCACGGTGATGCAGAACGGAGACCCCATCTTTGACGAGAGCTTTGAGTTCCAGATCAACCTGCCAGAGCTGGCCATGGTGCGCTTCGTGGTGCTGGATGACGAATTCATAGGGGACGAGTTCATAG GTCAGTACACCATTCCCCTGGAGTGCCTACAGCCAGGCTACCGGCACATACCATTACAGTCACTGATGGGGGAGGACCTCCCGTACGCCAAGCTGTTCGTCcatgtggccctcaccaaccggagaggagggggaaagccCTACAAGCGGGGGCTGTCTGTGCGGAAGGCGAGGCGAGGGAGGGACTACGCTGCACTCCGGGACCTGGGGATCAAAGAAGTGGACGAGGTTTTCAAAATGGCCGGCCCGCAACTGAAGGAGGCCACGGACCTGCGGGAGAACATGCAG aACTCGGTGGCAGTGTTCAGGGAGCTGTGTGGGGTGTCAGCGGTGGCTAACCTCATGCAGTGTGTATTGGCCCTGGGATCCCGCGTGGTGGGGGCCGATGGGGACCCCCTGATGCTGTTTGAGCTGAGGGAGCAGTACCCCTCCATGGAGCCCCAAGGGCCCCTGCCGGACGTCCTACGCAGGGTGGTCTCCACCTACGAAACG ATGATCCAGGCGAGCAGAGCAGTGATGGAGCTGTCAGACGGAGTCTACGACAGGATCCTACAGATACAGacaacag CCATGAAGTTCCATGAGACGTTGCATTCCATTGCAGTGAAGGAGGGGCTTAAGGATCGTAAGATCACCAGAGCTGTGGAGAGTTTCAGCTGGAACATCACCATATTGAAg gggcagGCAGACCTTCTGAAACGGGCTATGACGGAGGTGCAGGAGAACATGAAGCAGGTACACTATGCtgccctgacctctaaccttagTAAGGGTGTGACAGGAGAGGCGACCCACCCCCGACGCAGCCTGGACACCATCCAGGAGAGAGCTACCGCTCCGGCTAGAGGTTCCCCTTAG